A part of Cydia amplana chromosome 24, ilCydAmpl1.1, whole genome shotgun sequence genomic DNA contains:
- the LOC134659134 gene encoding uncharacterized protein LOC134659134 isoform X1, with protein MAHAHDEDYEDRYYSSGRDSDDSPILYNRYATRVERSPSPEPRTRRSTVTALAKFFLFCTAMIMFCVLLYIPVYNKANDQMFKGAAVAGWSINTNRDTKIYVQPNNVTTIHEPKHICPPHTRDKKNNLFLLIIVCSSTAHFDRRIAIRETWGHYKTYLQLSKIYNEAREKYKDYNYTYDLYPIDSHINSSAKTKRDISSFKHLLPELAKALQNDLNDNKIEEKTEVPEEKRFEDDVMLPEFDMNKELGEDNDYNYDYESNVMKIPPKGYEDNTNLDKVLNMLRKDKHFLKEDDSKVKEDFKIEGEPDFKLLFLLGLPSNENDTEVQNKIEEEVQKYGDVLQEGFIDSYNNLTLKSIMMLKWVTNKCNESVRYILKTDDDMYINVPALVTNLRNRSRDHDLKHPNSKEYLLIGDLICGARPVADKHNKWYSPRYMYSGRVYPRYLSGTGYALSAPTASALYRAALHQTYFHLEDIYITGMCALRATPVIQPRDDAMFSYQLLGAGARATCAAHARVTAHRVPPAKLHAIQRRLQSPGKVDQCERLRLTQVRRDRMRPKTRPKGKRLTKIPPRL; from the exons ATGGCACATGCGCATGACGAGGACTACGAAGACAGGTACTACTCGTCGGGCCGTGACAGCGATGACAGCCCCATCTTGTATAACAG GTACGCAACCCGCGTGGAGCGCTCTCCGTCGCCGGAGCCGCGCACGCGCCGGTCGACGGTCACCGCCCTGGCCAAGTTCTTCCTCTTCTGCACGGCCATGATCATGTTCTGTGTCCTGCTCTACATACCCGTCTATAATAAGGCCAACGATCAAATGTTTAAAG GTGCTGCTGTCGCCGGCTGGTCCATTAATACAAACCGCGACACTAAAATATACGTACAACCGAACAACGTGACCACCATACACGAACCCAAACACATATGCCCCCCACACACTAGAGACAAAAAGAACAACCTATTCCTTCTCATCATAGTCTGCTCCTCCACCGCACACTTTGACAGAAGAATAGCCATAAGAGAAACCTGGGGGCATTACaaaacatatttacaattaTCTAAAATTTATAACGAAGCTAGGGAAAAGTATaaagattataattatacttacgaTTTGTATCCAATAGATAGTCATATTAATAGTAGTGCTAAAACTAAAAGAGATATCAGCAGCTTCAAACATTTGCTGCCAGAATTAGCTAAGGCTCTTCAAAATGATCTTAATGATAATAAGATTGAAGAGAAAACAGAAGTACCTGAGGAAAAGAGATTCGAAGATGATGTTATGCTACCTGAATTTGATATGAATAAAGAATTAGGTGAGGATAACGATTATAATTACGATTACGAGAGCAACGTTATGAAAATACCTCCAAAAGGTTACGAAGATAATACTAATTTAGATAAAGTTCTTAATATGTTAAGGAAAGATAAGCATTTTCTTAAAGAAGATGATAGTAAAGTTAAAGAAGACTTTAAAATAGAGGGAGAGCCAGATTTCAAACTCTTGTTCCTTCTTGGTTTGCCGAGTAATGAGAATGATACAGAAGTACAGAATAAGATAGAAGAAGAAGTCCAGAAGTACGGAGATGTTTTGCAGGAGGGCTTCATTGATTCATATAACAATCTTACTTTGAAATCTATAATGATGTTGAAGTGGGTTACAAATAAGTGCAATGAAAGTG TCCGCTACATCCTAAAGACAGACGACGACATGTACATCAACGTGCCTGCGCTTGTGACGAACCTGCGAAACCGTTCGCGCGACCACGACCTCAAGCACCCGAACAGCAAAGAGTACCTGCTTATTGGGGACCTCATATGTGGTGCTAGGCCGGTCGCTGATAAGCACAATAAGTG GTACAGCCCTCGCTACATGTACTCAGGACGCGTGTACCCTCGCTACCTGTCGGGTACTGGGTACGCGTTGTCCGCACCCACCGCCTCTGCTCTATACCGAGCCGCCTTACACCAGACCTACTTCCATCTAGAAGATATTTACATTACTG GCATGTGCGCGTTGCGTGCGACGCCTGTGATCCAGCCGCGGGACGACGCCATGTTTTCCTACCAGCTGCTAggcgccggcgcgcgcgcaACCTGCGCCGCGCACGCGCGCGTCACCGCGCACCGCGTGCCGCCCGCCAAGCTGCATGCCATACAGCGCCGGCTGCAGAGCCCCGGCAAGGTTGATCA
- the LOC134659134 gene encoding uncharacterized protein LOC134659134 isoform X2, translating into MAHAHDEDYEDRYYSSGRDSDDSPILYNRYATRVERSPSPEPRTRRSTVTALAKFFLFCTAMIMFCVLLYIPVYNKANDQMFKGAAVAGWSINTNRDTKIYVQPNNVTTIHEPKHICPPHTRDKKNNLFLLIIVCSSTAHFDRRIAIRETWGHYKTYLQLSKIYNEAREKYKDYNYTYDLYPIDSHINSSAKTKRDISSFKHLLPELAKALQNDLNDNKIEEKTEVPEEKRFEDDVMLPEFDMNKELGEDNDYNYDYESNVMKIPPKGYEDNTNLDKVLNMLRKDKHFLKEDDSKVKEDFKIEGEPDFKLLFLLGLPSNENDTEVQNKIEEEVQKYGDVLQEGFIDSYNNLTLKSIMMLKWVTNKCNESVRYILKTDDDMYINVPALVTNLRNRSRDHDLKHPNSKEYLLIGDLICGARPVADKHNKWYSPRYMYSGRVYPRYLSGTGYALSAPTASALYRAALHQTYFHLEDIYITGMCALRATPVIQPRDDAMFSYQLLGAGARATCAAHARVTAHRVPPAKLHAIQRRLQSPGKVDQCERLRLTQMKEPQHKLYVLYKYIKMLVSPEC; encoded by the exons ATGGCACATGCGCATGACGAGGACTACGAAGACAGGTACTACTCGTCGGGCCGTGACAGCGATGACAGCCCCATCTTGTATAACAG GTACGCAACCCGCGTGGAGCGCTCTCCGTCGCCGGAGCCGCGCACGCGCCGGTCGACGGTCACCGCCCTGGCCAAGTTCTTCCTCTTCTGCACGGCCATGATCATGTTCTGTGTCCTGCTCTACATACCCGTCTATAATAAGGCCAACGATCAAATGTTTAAAG GTGCTGCTGTCGCCGGCTGGTCCATTAATACAAACCGCGACACTAAAATATACGTACAACCGAACAACGTGACCACCATACACGAACCCAAACACATATGCCCCCCACACACTAGAGACAAAAAGAACAACCTATTCCTTCTCATCATAGTCTGCTCCTCCACCGCACACTTTGACAGAAGAATAGCCATAAGAGAAACCTGGGGGCATTACaaaacatatttacaattaTCTAAAATTTATAACGAAGCTAGGGAAAAGTATaaagattataattatacttacgaTTTGTATCCAATAGATAGTCATATTAATAGTAGTGCTAAAACTAAAAGAGATATCAGCAGCTTCAAACATTTGCTGCCAGAATTAGCTAAGGCTCTTCAAAATGATCTTAATGATAATAAGATTGAAGAGAAAACAGAAGTACCTGAGGAAAAGAGATTCGAAGATGATGTTATGCTACCTGAATTTGATATGAATAAAGAATTAGGTGAGGATAACGATTATAATTACGATTACGAGAGCAACGTTATGAAAATACCTCCAAAAGGTTACGAAGATAATACTAATTTAGATAAAGTTCTTAATATGTTAAGGAAAGATAAGCATTTTCTTAAAGAAGATGATAGTAAAGTTAAAGAAGACTTTAAAATAGAGGGAGAGCCAGATTTCAAACTCTTGTTCCTTCTTGGTTTGCCGAGTAATGAGAATGATACAGAAGTACAGAATAAGATAGAAGAAGAAGTCCAGAAGTACGGAGATGTTTTGCAGGAGGGCTTCATTGATTCATATAACAATCTTACTTTGAAATCTATAATGATGTTGAAGTGGGTTACAAATAAGTGCAATGAAAGTG TCCGCTACATCCTAAAGACAGACGACGACATGTACATCAACGTGCCTGCGCTTGTGACGAACCTGCGAAACCGTTCGCGCGACCACGACCTCAAGCACCCGAACAGCAAAGAGTACCTGCTTATTGGGGACCTCATATGTGGTGCTAGGCCGGTCGCTGATAAGCACAATAAGTG GTACAGCCCTCGCTACATGTACTCAGGACGCGTGTACCCTCGCTACCTGTCGGGTACTGGGTACGCGTTGTCCGCACCCACCGCCTCTGCTCTATACCGAGCCGCCTTACACCAGACCTACTTCCATCTAGAAGATATTTACATTACTG GCATGTGCGCGTTGCGTGCGACGCCTGTGATCCAGCCGCGGGACGACGCCATGTTTTCCTACCAGCTGCTAggcgccggcgcgcgcgcaACCTGCGCCGCGCACGCGCGCGTCACCGCGCACCGCGTGCCGCCCGCCAAGCTGCATGCCATACAGCGCCGGCTGCAGAGCCCCGGCAAGGTTGATCA